One Aegilops tauschii subsp. strangulata cultivar AL8/78 chromosome 7, Aet v6.0, whole genome shotgun sequence genomic window carries:
- the LOC109775266 gene encoding protein trichome birefringence-like 23, which yields MGMEYEPAPKKPAAGGRAALKLLLALLLVGLAMRLLADRCASRLLPPTTRTEEAAALAVTAPPAQEEAGGGDGVPVTPSGAGMCDLFHGEWVHDSSGPAYTNATCRFIETPQNCMSNGRPDDGYLYWKWKPYGCEVPPFESKTFLEDMRGKHWALVGDSILRNHVQSLLCLLSKVEDPTEVYHDKTYQSRRWHFPSYNFTLSLVWAPFLVKADVFEDENGFSSAEPRLTFDVLDANWISQWTTFDYVIISTGQWFFKKAVYLEKGAVIGCHFCQDKSLREVSIDYSFRRALREAFRFITTSAHRPVVFYRTWSPSHFEGGEWFSGGRCDRKAPFKPREAGDRALDNLMWRVERAEFAKAAADDGGERRRLRLLDTYEMSLQRPDAHAGPYRAYQPFAKGADAGKVQNDCLHWCLPGPIEAWNDIIMQMLGED from the exons ATGGGGATGGAGTACGAGCCGGCGCCGAAGaagccggcggcgggcgggcgggcggcCCTGAAGCTGCTGTTAGCCCTGCTCCTCGTCGGCCTCGCGATGCGGCTGCTCGCCGACCGCTGCGCCTCCCGGCTCCTGCCGCCCACCACCCGGACGGAGGAGGCCGCGGCGCTCGCCGTGACGGCGCCGCCGGCgcaggaggaggccggcggcggggacggggtgCCCGTAACTCCCAGCG GTGCAGGGATGTGCGATCTCTTCCATGGGGAATGGGTCCATGATTCCTCTGGCCCAGCTTACACCAATGCAACCTGCCGGTTCATTGAGACTCCACAGAACTGTATGTCAAATGGAAGGCCTGACGATGGTTATCTGTACTGGAAATGGAAGCCATATGGCTGCGAGGTACCGCCGTTTGAGAGCAAGACGTTTCTGGAGGACATGAGGGGCAAACACTGGGCACTAGTCGGGGATTCGATCCTCCGCAACCATGTCCAATCGTTGCTCTGCCTTCTTTCCAAG GTTGAAGATCCTACAGAGGTGTATCATGACAAAACCTACCAGTCCCGGAGATGGCACTTCCCATCCTACAACTTCACGCTCTCCCTGGTGTGGGCACCATTCCTCGTCAAGGCGGATGTATTCGAGGACGAGAACGGATTCTCGTCGGCGGAGCCGCGGCTGACCTTCGACGTGCTCGACGCCAACTGGATAAGCCAATGGACCACCTTCGACTACGTGATCATCTCGACGGGGCAGTGGTTCTTTAAGAAGGCGGTGTACCTGGAGAAGGGGGCGGTGATCGGCTGCCACTTCTGCCAGGACAAGAGCCTCAGGGAGGTGAGCATCGACTACTCCTTCCGCAGGGCCCTCCGGGAGGCCTTCCGGTTCATCACGACATCGGCACACCGGCCGGTGGTGTTCTACCGGACTTGGTCACCGTCGCACTTCGAGGGCGGCGAGTGGTTCAGCGGCGGGCGGTGCGACCGGAAGGCCCCGTTCAAGCCGCGGGAGGCCGGTGACCGCGCGCTGGACAACCTCATGTGGCGGGTGGAGCGCGCGGAGTTCGCCAAGGCGGCCGCGGACGACGGCGGGGAGAGACGCCGCCTGAGGCTGCTGGACACGTACGAGATGTCGCTGCAGCGGCCCGACGCCCACGCCGGGCCGTACCGGGCGTACCAGCCGTTCGCCAAGGGGGCCGACGCCGGCAAGGTGCAGAACGACTGCCTGCACTGGTGCCTGCCCGGTCCGATCGAGGCGTGGAACGACATCATCATGCAGATGCTGGGCGAGGACTGA